The Rhodobacter sp. CZR27 genome includes a window with the following:
- a CDS encoding ATP citrate lyase citrate-binding domain-containing protein — MQLNGLLHGARLLGHVDFPTPEVLGPDASEDQIQTLIDRHGLIFIKPVFRGGIGKKGKAGLVGRARTLKEALAEKERLYFCEHRLGNAYAKANGVTFEAGVPAEHEVYFSIADNTLFRAPTMTLTHRGGIDIEELPKSDVAMVPFEALTGLKAFVVANALGDIGAPKEIISPLVQQLPKLWELFHHYGMTTLELNPIRMMPVSGGRLVPMACDFKCGFDRDDPRVSRLGLPDQIFAADVSAFEQEVNQLRTHQGQSDVFVINDKGTILAPTFGGGANSLVTEVLGEAAIISSDFGGNPPYEKMKAVASICYRHFLHQTNVLFIIGGKSNNTDILETFRAMGDALREHFAAHGPTPLHVVVGRGGPNLVRGMGNLSETLESLGLPYRFFGFDSAISEVVNHAKRVDQWMRAGGREEVAASLGLKPATD; from the coding sequence ATGCAACTCAACGGCCTGCTTCACGGCGCGCGCCTGCTTGGCCACGTCGACTTCCCAACCCCCGAGGTGCTCGGCCCCGACGCGAGCGAGGATCAGATCCAGACCCTCATCGACCGCCACGGGCTCATCTTCATCAAGCCGGTCTTCCGCGGCGGGATCGGCAAGAAGGGAAAGGCCGGCCTTGTCGGCAGGGCCCGAACGCTGAAGGAGGCGCTCGCCGAGAAGGAGCGGCTCTACTTCTGCGAGCATCGGCTCGGCAACGCCTACGCCAAGGCCAATGGCGTGACCTTCGAGGCCGGGGTGCCTGCCGAGCACGAGGTCTATTTCTCGATAGCGGACAACACCCTCTTCCGCGCGCCGACGATGACGCTGACCCACCGCGGCGGCATCGACATCGAGGAACTGCCGAAGTCGGACGTGGCGATGGTGCCGTTCGAGGCGCTGACCGGCCTCAAGGCCTTCGTGGTGGCGAATGCGCTCGGCGACATCGGAGCGCCGAAGGAGATCATCTCGCCCCTCGTCCAGCAGCTGCCGAAGCTCTGGGAGCTTTTCCACCACTACGGGATGACCACGCTCGAGCTGAACCCCATCCGGATGATGCCGGTGAGCGGCGGGCGGCTCGTGCCGATGGCCTGCGACTTCAAGTGCGGCTTCGACCGCGACGACCCACGCGTCAGCCGGCTGGGGCTGCCGGACCAGATCTTCGCCGCGGACGTCTCCGCCTTCGAGCAGGAGGTGAACCAGCTCCGCACCCACCAGGGGCAATCCGACGTCTTTGTCATCAACGACAAGGGCACGATCCTCGCCCCGACCTTCGGCGGCGGCGCGAACTCCCTCGTGACCGAAGTGCTCGGCGAGGCGGCGATCATCTCGTCGGACTTCGGCGGCAACCCGCCCTACGAGAAGATGAAGGCGGTCGCCTCGATCTGCTACCGGCATTTCCTCCACCAGACCAACGTCCTTTTCATCATCGGCGGCAAGTCGAACAACACCGACATCCTCGAGACCTTCCGGGCGATGGGCGATGCGCTCAGGGAGCACTTCGCCGCGCATGGGCCGACGCCGCTTCACGTGGTCGTCGGACGCGGGGGGCCGAACCTCGTCCGCGGCATGGGCAACCTGTCGGAGACCCTGGAGAGCCTCGGTCTCCCCTACCGCTTCTTCGGCTTCGACAGCGCGATCTCGGAGGTGGTGAACCACGCCAAGCGCGTGGACCAGTGGATGCGGGCCGGGGGTCGCGAGGAGGTTGCGGCGTCGCTCGGCCTCAAGCCGGCAACCGATTGA
- a CDS encoding 4-oxalomesaconate tautomerase codes for MDDLVRIPCVLMRGGTSRGPFFLASDLPIDPKQRDAVLIEIMGSGHPLEIDGIGGGNSLTSKVAIIGPPTRQGADVDYLFAQVKVEERAVDLSPNCGNMLSAVGPFAIEAGLVPIRGDRTTVRVHNVNTGKIIEAVIETPGGTIRYQGEAVIDGVPGMAAPVYLAFTEAVGAKTGLLLPTGTPQETIEGIPVSLIDGATPVMIVRAEAFGLSGSEPALILDANRDFMAKLEAMRIEAGARMGLGDVRSSVLPKPILIGQPLHGGTLSVRYFTPHACHTSLATTGAVTVAMAATLPDSLVGASMSDFRLPCDLMLEHPTGRMGVRVALPAGASLPAVYVMRTCRRLFEGAVLARRKN; via the coding sequence ATGGATGACCTTGTCCGCATCCCATGCGTCCTGATGCGGGGCGGAACCTCCAGAGGACCGTTCTTCCTTGCCTCCGATCTGCCCATCGATCCCAAGCAGCGGGACGCGGTGCTGATCGAGATCATGGGATCGGGGCACCCCTTGGAGATCGACGGCATCGGCGGAGGCAACTCCCTGACCTCCAAGGTCGCGATCATCGGCCCGCCGACGCGACAGGGGGCGGATGTCGATTATCTCTTCGCGCAGGTGAAGGTGGAGGAGCGGGCGGTGGATCTGTCGCCCAACTGCGGCAACATGCTCTCGGCGGTGGGTCCGTTCGCGATCGAGGCCGGCCTGGTTCCGATCCGCGGCGACCGGACGACCGTTCGGGTCCATAACGTCAACACCGGCAAGATCATCGAGGCGGTGATCGAGACCCCAGGCGGAACCATCCGCTATCAGGGAGAGGCCGTCATCGACGGCGTTCCGGGCATGGCCGCTCCGGTCTACCTGGCGTTCACGGAAGCGGTCGGCGCAAAGACGGGGCTGCTGTTGCCGACAGGCACGCCGCAGGAGACCATCGAGGGTATTCCGGTTTCCCTCATCGACGGGGCGACGCCGGTGATGATCGTGCGGGCCGAAGCCTTCGGGCTGAGCGGCTCCGAGCCGGCGCTGATCCTCGACGCCAACCGCGACTTCATGGCGAAGCTCGAAGCCATGCGGATCGAGGCGGGCGCGCGCATGGGTCTGGGCGACGTGCGATCCTCGGTGCTGCCCAAGCCGATCCTCATCGGCCAGCCGTTGCACGGTGGCACCCTCTCGGTGCGCTACTTCACTCCGCATGCCTGCCATACATCTCTCGCGACGACCGGAGCCGTAACCGTCGCAATGGCCGCGACCTTGCCGGACAGCCTTGTTGGCGCATCCATGTCCGACTTCAGGCTGCCGTGCGATCTGATGCTTGAGCATCCCACGGGACGAATGGGCGTGCGCGTCGCCCTCCCCGCGGGTGCGTCGCTTCCGGCGGTCTACGTCATGCGGACTTGCCGTCGACTCTTCGAAGGGGCCGTGCTGGCCCGCCGCAAGAACTGA
- a CDS encoding TniQ family protein: protein MCRGTPRDAAARGVGRSRACLIHEWKSAARCSILPRHPSLAVFSPVAQPFPLRPVPLIRETFPSFLSRFAAMNGVSTWDFCRDRDFSLKRAVELEPDVVERIGEIGGLSQDALRDMLSWTGERAGTVRMTFRGEIFGSRALRNPKVRGCPACLREDAAAHRGAAIEAMALRGDWQFREVSLCLRHRHPLVQLWEVESLTERHDFGVRLTAIEDAILGGTLDLPASEPSAFDFWLDRRLADGSDATWLANHSLHAATIFVRLLGMELLRLHEPSADYYDRLRLAQVKGFDVAECGGEAIGEALDALARHPGGHNDEPQKAFGQLYANLNRLYLDEAGFDPFRRLLRDCILAHWPVAAGEIVLGEALPKRRLHSVLTAAREAGVTTDLARQFLLEAGAIRLGDNRPDSRKTFDADRFGPLITEIPKLVGPGPMRRAMEATLKEFQALVADGVALVAELHARAVPVAADDAAWESVQRARQRRSVAVGVIIAAIIQAGELKAGRRAGVEGYGGIVVARAEVDRMAEARSVRLTPERPSAAAFGRSIGMRDGGRFLALVAAGHTPATRVTHPKFGTVILVLSEADIAAFHRRFATTTTLTAEWGEHRNTVIARLEAAPSVANLAGRGRLRGALSANGRGAGRKMTPSGVRRDPPGGGF from the coding sequence ATGTGCCGCGGGACACCGCGTGACGCTGCAGCCCGCGGTGTCGGCCGATCCAGAGCCTGTCTCATCCACGAGTGGAAATCCGCAGCCCGTTGCTCCATCCTGCCACGGCATCCCTCTCTAGCCGTCTTCTCTCCAGTGGCACAGCCGTTTCCTCTCCGCCCGGTGCCCCTGATCCGGGAGACCTTCCCCTCCTTCCTCTCCCGGTTCGCCGCCATGAATGGCGTCAGCACGTGGGATTTCTGTCGAGACCGGGATTTCTCGCTCAAGCGCGCCGTGGAACTGGAGCCGGACGTCGTCGAACGTATTGGCGAGATCGGTGGGCTGTCGCAGGATGCGCTCCGTGACATGCTGTCCTGGACGGGCGAGCGCGCCGGCACCGTCCGCATGACGTTCCGGGGCGAGATCTTCGGATCCCGGGCGCTCCGCAACCCGAAGGTGCGGGGCTGTCCGGCCTGCCTCCGGGAGGATGCCGCGGCCCATCGTGGTGCTGCGATCGAGGCGATGGCGCTCCGCGGCGACTGGCAGTTTCGCGAGGTCAGCCTCTGTCTCCGGCACCGGCATCCGCTGGTGCAGCTCTGGGAGGTCGAGAGCCTTACCGAGCGGCACGACTTCGGCGTCCGGCTGACGGCCATCGAGGACGCGATCCTCGGCGGGACCTTGGATCTGCCCGCGTCCGAGCCGAGCGCCTTTGACTTCTGGCTCGACCGGCGCCTCGCGGATGGCAGCGACGCGACGTGGCTTGCGAACCATTCGCTGCACGCGGCGACGATCTTCGTCCGGCTACTCGGCATGGAACTCCTGCGGCTGCATGAACCTTCCGCGGACTACTATGACCGGCTCCGTCTCGCGCAGGTCAAGGGCTTCGACGTGGCGGAGTGTGGCGGGGAGGCGATCGGCGAGGCCCTCGATGCGCTGGCCCGCCATCCGGGCGGGCACAACGACGAGCCGCAGAAGGCCTTCGGTCAGCTCTACGCCAACCTGAACCGGCTCTACCTCGACGAGGCCGGCTTCGACCCGTTCCGCCGGCTGCTTCGCGATTGCATCCTCGCCCACTGGCCGGTCGCCGCGGGCGAGATCGTGCTGGGCGAAGCGCTGCCAAAGCGGCGCCTCCATTCCGTGCTCACCGCCGCGCGGGAGGCGGGCGTCACGACCGATCTGGCCCGGCAGTTCCTGTTGGAGGCGGGGGCCATCCGCCTGGGGGATAACCGGCCCGATAGCCGCAAGACCTTCGATGCGGACCGCTTCGGCCCGCTCATCACCGAGATCCCGAAGCTCGTCGGACCTGGCCCGATGCGCCGGGCGATGGAGGCCACGTTGAAGGAGTTCCAGGCTCTCGTCGCGGACGGGGTGGCTCTGGTGGCGGAGCTGCACGCCCGTGCCGTGCCGGTCGCGGCCGATGACGCCGCATGGGAGAGCGTCCAGCGCGCCCGGCAACGACGGAGCGTGGCGGTCGGCGTCATCATCGCGGCCATCATCCAGGCCGGGGAGCTGAAGGCGGGGCGACGGGCCGGTGTGGAGGGCTATGGCGGGATCGTGGTGGCGCGGGCCGAGGTCGACAGGATGGCGGAGGCGCGGTCTGTCAGGCTTACCCCCGAACGGCCGTCGGCCGCGGCGTTCGGCCGGAGTATCGGGATGCGCGATGGCGGCCGGTTCCTGGCGCTGGTGGCCGCGGGACACACTCCGGCAACCAGGGTGACGCATCCGAAGTTCGGCACCGTGATCCTCGTCCTCTCCGAAGCCGACATCGCCGCGTTCCATCGCCGGTTCGCGACCACGACGACTCTCACCGCCGAATGGGGCGAGCACCGGAACACTGTCATCGCCCGGCTGGAGGCAGCCCCGAGTGTCGCGAATCTCGCCGGACGGGGCCGATTACGGGGCGCTCTATCTGCAAACGGACGTGGAGCCGGTCGCAAGATGACGCCCTCGGGCGTCCGGCGGGATCCGCCGGGCGGAGGGTTCTGA
- a CDS encoding CoA-binding protein, with translation MYHQGIQGIPYYLGISSLAEIATAEDRVCVLNIAGGESRQVTPTSHAFSGGNVVFGTSPGRAGQVLKTPAGDIPIFNSVREGLNAGLSFNTGVVYLPPSGARDGVAELIRVNPDLRKIVIITEKISVHDAREIRAMAQGNGIDIIGGNCLGVADSWNRVRIGGALGGDHPEESLIKGSVAIFSNSGGFTTTIAQYLATAGWGTTTLISSGKDVYIHYACPDFARAFAADERSQAAVLYAEPGGYYEHGIAWTKPVVACVVGRWKSRLTRAVGHAGAMAGSGDAAEDKERWFMEAFDVDAIFTPDNPVVSARGAVVTNIADIPAALTAVMKLNGTAPDFAPRGNLALKPWLANDQGLPLPADIALPVVTAPEPCASQIDALGQQVGAVVARQNMKDKSGASVMNPTTQVTSVHGHEVLDLALQPLEACFALPLVHEIASENDRAMLDVAVAAEVNLVGDPILAAADAAREAGNAPNAVMATAALLTGPRRVERALACTRALIDIFSHSGLKDGRDESFDSSHIRIDPETRALFMATEAEAADPRPEAMLRAIAARGGKSAFLKFLQSLGIRLSRDAILAAIATTISWGPLMRKRITRLTAETLPWYLRLYGVMVGSTIPAEHHQSGLLHGIARDERFGQWTMADLCFLAMTGKKPTPEEALPLQILIGLLISNGPGSISGQGAKGAVSADGPQTLGRVQINKAMVGFLTHCGFSHGGNGYEGMAFLLDQFKDKGLTDPSDPAHGIDLKAMATEFAKQYRREKRASKEAGAEVRALPGVHHPVFRGKPVNHDPRERFVAEYMARAGHYNIFHAFYRELVQALYDNGASPYVFCVNVDAIIAALLLALLWPDYRAERLSERDLETAAFTVFLYGRMIGSAAEIDDHLNRGRNMDTRTPASACGFVV, from the coding sequence GTGTATCATCAAGGCATCCAAGGAATCCCCTACTATCTCGGCATCTCGTCGCTGGCTGAAATCGCCACGGCTGAAGACCGGGTCTGCGTGCTGAACATCGCCGGCGGCGAAAGCCGGCAGGTGACGCCGACGAGCCACGCCTTTTCCGGCGGCAACGTCGTCTTCGGCACCTCGCCGGGTCGTGCCGGGCAGGTGCTGAAGACCCCGGCAGGCGACATCCCCATCTTCAACAGCGTCCGCGAGGGGCTGAACGCGGGGCTCTCGTTCAACACCGGGGTCGTCTACCTGCCGCCGTCCGGCGCGCGCGATGGCGTGGCCGAGTTGATCCGGGTCAACCCCGACCTGCGCAAGATCGTCATCATCACCGAGAAGATCTCGGTCCACGACGCACGCGAGATCCGGGCGATGGCGCAGGGCAACGGCATCGACATCATCGGCGGCAACTGCCTCGGCGTTGCCGACAGCTGGAACCGGGTCAGGATCGGGGGCGCCCTGGGGGGCGACCATCCGGAGGAGTCGCTGATCAAGGGCTCGGTCGCGATCTTCTCGAACTCCGGAGGCTTCACCACCACGATCGCCCAGTATCTCGCCACCGCGGGCTGGGGGACGACGACACTGATCTCCTCCGGCAAGGACGTCTACATCCACTACGCCTGCCCGGACTTCGCCCGCGCCTTCGCCGCGGACGAACGATCGCAGGCGGCGGTGCTCTATGCCGAACCCGGCGGTTACTACGAGCACGGGATCGCCTGGACGAAGCCGGTCGTCGCCTGTGTCGTCGGCCGCTGGAAGTCGAGGCTGACCCGCGCCGTCGGCCACGCCGGCGCGATGGCAGGCTCGGGCGACGCGGCAGAGGACAAGGAACGCTGGTTCATGGAGGCGTTCGATGTCGACGCGATCTTCACGCCGGACAACCCGGTCGTCTCGGCGCGGGGCGCGGTGGTCACCAACATCGCCGACATCCCGGCGGCGCTGACCGCGGTGATGAAGTTGAACGGCACGGCGCCGGACTTTGCCCCCCGGGGCAACCTTGCGCTGAAGCCATGGCTGGCGAACGACCAGGGGCTGCCGCTGCCCGCCGACATCGCGTTGCCGGTCGTCACCGCGCCGGAACCCTGTGCCAGCCAGATCGACGCGCTCGGCCAGCAGGTCGGCGCCGTGGTGGCGCGGCAGAACATGAAGGACAAGTCGGGCGCCAGCGTGATGAACCCGACGACGCAGGTAACCAGCGTGCATGGCCACGAGGTGCTCGACCTTGCGCTGCAACCGCTGGAGGCCTGCTTCGCGCTGCCCCTCGTCCACGAGATCGCCAGCGAGAACGACCGTGCCATGCTCGACGTGGCCGTGGCGGCCGAGGTCAACCTCGTCGGCGACCCGATCCTCGCCGCGGCGGATGCCGCGCGCGAGGCGGGCAATGCGCCGAACGCGGTGATGGCGACCGCGGCGCTTCTGACCGGGCCCCGGCGGGTCGAGCGGGCGTTGGCCTGCACACGAGCCCTGATCGACATCTTCAGCCATTCCGGGCTGAAGGACGGTCGGGACGAAAGCTTCGACTCCAGCCACATCCGGATCGACCCCGAGACGCGGGCGCTGTTCATGGCGACCGAGGCGGAGGCAGCCGACCCGCGGCCCGAAGCGATGCTGCGGGCCATCGCGGCACGCGGCGGCAAGTCGGCGTTCCTGAAGTTCCTGCAGAGCCTCGGCATCCGGCTGTCGCGCGACGCGATCCTTGCGGCAATCGCCACGACGATCAGCTGGGGACCGTTGATGCGGAAGCGCATCACGCGGCTGACGGCCGAGACGCTGCCGTGGTACCTGCGGCTCTACGGGGTGATGGTCGGCTCGACCATCCCCGCCGAGCATCACCAGTCGGGCCTGCTGCACGGGATCGCGCGCGATGAACGGTTCGGGCAATGGACGATGGCCGATCTGTGCTTCCTCGCCATGACCGGCAAGAAGCCGACGCCGGAGGAGGCGCTGCCCCTGCAGATCCTCATCGGCCTGCTGATCTCCAACGGCCCCGGCTCGATTTCAGGCCAGGGTGCCAAGGGCGCCGTCTCGGCCGACGGTCCCCAGACGCTGGGCCGTGTGCAGATCAACAAGGCGATGGTGGGGTTTCTGACCCACTGTGGCTTCAGCCATGGCGGCAACGGGTACGAAGGGATGGCCTTCCTGCTCGACCAGTTCAAGGACAAGGGGCTGACGGACCCCTCGGACCCGGCGCACGGCATCGACCTGAAGGCGATGGCGACGGAGTTCGCGAAACAGTACCGGCGCGAAAAGCGGGCGTCGAAGGAGGCAGGTGCCGAGGTCCGTGCGCTGCCCGGCGTGCATCATCCGGTCTTCCGAGGCAAGCCGGTCAATCATGATCCGCGGGAGCGGTTCGTTGCCGAGTACATGGCCCGCGCCGGGCACTACAACATCTTCCACGCCTTCTATCGCGAACTGGTGCAGGCGCTCTACGACAACGGCGCGAGCCCCTACGTGTTCTGCGTGAACGTCGACGCAATCATCGCGGCGCTGCTGCTGGCGTTGCTCTGGCCCGACTATCGCGCCGAGCGTCTGAGCGAGCGGGACCTCGAGACCGCGGCCTTCACGGTGTTTCTCTATGGCCGGATGATCGGATCGGCGGCGGAGATCGACGACCACCTGAACCGCGGCCGGAACATGGACACACGTACGCCGGCATCGGCCTGCGGCTTCGTCGTGTGA
- a CDS encoding tripartite tricarboxylate transporter permease, whose product MWETFSNLAFGLSVALTLKNVFFCFVGCLVGTLVGVLPGIGPVATIAILLPVTLSLDPTGALIMLAGIYYGAQYGGSTTAILVNIPGEATAVVTALDGHQMARKGQAGLALGLAAIGSFFAGTVTTIMIAAVAGPMTSLGLLFGPAEYFSLMIMGLIFAVVLAHGSLNKAVAMILVGVLLSAVGADMETGRERMTFGLEMLQDGIEFVVIAMGIFGFGEIFRNLADPEPRNIMRNAIGRLWPTFRELRENFGAMVRGTAIGSVLGVLPGNGAILGPFASYAVEKRISDRPQDFGKGVSQAVAGPESANNAGAQSSFIPLLTLGLPPNAVMALMVGAMMIQGIVPGPQVIERSPDLFWGLVASMWIGNLMLVIINLPLIGLWVKLLKVPYRLLFPAIVAFCCIGLFSISSEPGHVMMAAVFGLFGYVLYKLQFEPAPLALGFVLGRLLEEKLRQALIISDGSPLTFVTSPLSLGLLLVAAAALAVAVLPSIRKSRDEVFKDA is encoded by the coding sequence ATGTGGGAAACCTTCTCGAACCTCGCCTTCGGTCTCTCGGTTGCCCTGACGCTGAAGAATGTCTTCTTTTGCTTCGTAGGTTGCCTTGTCGGGACCCTCGTCGGCGTGCTGCCGGGTATCGGGCCGGTCGCGACGATCGCGATCCTTCTGCCCGTCACCCTGTCGCTTGACCCGACGGGAGCGCTGATCATGCTCGCCGGCATCTATTACGGCGCGCAGTACGGCGGCTCGACGACCGCCATCCTCGTCAACATTCCCGGCGAGGCGACCGCGGTCGTCACCGCGCTGGACGGGCACCAGATGGCGCGAAAGGGCCAGGCCGGGCTCGCACTCGGCCTTGCCGCGATCGGCTCGTTCTTCGCCGGCACGGTCACGACCATCATGATCGCGGCGGTCGCCGGGCCGATGACGAGCCTGGGGCTGCTGTTCGGACCCGCGGAATACTTCTCGCTGATGATCATGGGTCTGATCTTTGCGGTCGTGCTCGCCCACGGCTCGCTCAACAAGGCGGTGGCGATGATCCTCGTCGGCGTCCTGCTCTCGGCCGTCGGCGCGGACATGGAGACCGGGCGGGAGCGGATGACCTTCGGGCTCGAGATGCTTCAGGACGGCATCGAGTTCGTGGTCATCGCGATGGGCATCTTCGGCTTCGGCGAGATCTTCAGGAACCTCGCGGACCCCGAGCCACGCAACATCATGCGCAACGCAATCGGACGGCTGTGGCCCACGTTCAGGGAACTGCGCGAGAACTTCGGGGCGATGGTCCGCGGCACGGCGATCGGTTCCGTTCTGGGCGTTCTGCCGGGCAATGGTGCCATCCTCGGCCCGTTCGCCAGCTACGCCGTGGAGAAGCGCATCTCCGATCGTCCCCAGGACTTCGGCAAGGGGGTGTCGCAGGCCGTCGCCGGTCCGGAGTCGGCCAACAACGCGGGCGCCCAGAGTTCGTTCATCCCGCTCCTGACCCTCGGTCTGCCGCCGAATGCGGTGATGGCGCTGATGGTCGGCGCGATGATGATCCAAGGGATCGTCCCCGGGCCGCAGGTCATCGAGCGCAGCCCCGATCTCTTCTGGGGTCTGGTCGCTTCGATGTGGATCGGGAACCTGATGCTCGTCATCATCAACCTGCCGCTGATCGGTCTCTGGGTGAAGCTTCTCAAGGTGCCCTATCGCCTGCTCTTCCCGGCCATCGTGGCCTTCTGCTGTATCGGCCTGTTCTCGATCTCGAGCGAGCCCGGGCACGTGATGATGGCGGCGGTCTTCGGCCTCTTCGGCTACGTCCTCTACAAGCTGCAGTTCGAGCCGGCACCGCTCGCCCTCGGCTTCGTGCTCGGCCGGCTGCTGGAGGAGAAGCTGCGGCAGGCGCTGATCATCTCGGACGGGAGCCCGCTTACCTTCGTCACCTCTCCGTTGTCTCTCGGACTGCTTCTCGTGGCGGCCGCGGCCCTGGCCGTTGCGGTGCTTCCCTCGATCCGGAAGTCCCGGGACGAGGTCTTCAAGGACGCCTGA
- a CDS encoding TerC family protein: MDFIATHFVFLTTPEGWAAMVTLIAMEVVLGIDNLIFISILTNKLPPEHRERARKLGIGAALVMRLVLLATIAWIVGLTTPVFTAFGNEFSWRDLILIAGGLFLVWKATKEIHHTVDPVDHRDTAVGGAVSTNLGGAIFQILLLDLVFSVDSIITAVGMTDYLAIMYIAVIVAITVMLVAAAPLAAFIERNPTIVMLALGFLLMIGTTLIADGFGFHVPKGYIYAAMGFSALVEGLNMLARRRSERAADGTASATEDRVER, translated from the coding sequence ATGGATTTCATAGCCACACACTTCGTCTTCCTCACCACGCCGGAAGGCTGGGCCGCAATGGTGACGCTCATTGCCATGGAAGTCGTGCTCGGCATCGACAACCTCATCTTCATCTCGATCCTGACGAACAAGCTGCCGCCAGAGCACCGCGAGCGCGCCCGCAAGCTTGGCATCGGGGCAGCCCTCGTGATGCGGCTGGTGCTGCTTGCCACCATCGCCTGGATCGTCGGCCTGACGACCCCGGTCTTCACCGCCTTCGGCAACGAGTTCTCCTGGCGCGACCTGATCCTGATCGCTGGCGGCCTCTTCCTCGTGTGGAAGGCGACGAAGGAAATCCATCACACCGTGGATCCGGTCGATCACAGGGATACGGCCGTCGGCGGCGCCGTCAGCACCAATCTCGGAGGCGCAATCTTCCAGATCCTGCTGCTCGATCTGGTGTTCTCGGTCGACTCGATCATCACCGCGGTCGGAATGACGGATTATCTGGCCATCATGTACATCGCCGTCATCGTCGCCATCACCGTGATGCTGGTCGCGGCCGCTCCGCTCGCCGCCTTCATCGAGCGCAACCCGACCATCGTCATGCTCGCCCTCGGCTTCCTTCTGATGATCGGGACGACGCTGATCGCCGACGGCTTCGGCTTCCACGTGCCGAAGGGCTACATCTACGCCGCCATGGGCTTCTCGGCACTGGTCGAAGGGCTGAACATGCTGGCGCGGCGACGTTCGGAACGGGCGGCTGACGGGACGGCCAGCGCGACGGAGGACCGCGTCGAGCGCTGA
- a CDS encoding tripartite tricarboxylate transporter substrate binding protein yields the protein MTTTFSRRAALALGIAAVSLAGFPAAADDDYPSSKPITLVVAYAAGGGTDAIARGFAAQFEKELGGRVIVENRPGAAGNMGTDAVAKADPDGYTLLVGNQGPMVVNPHIFEMRHDPVEALDPIAMIADAQLVIVVGPRLPVKTLPEFLEKAKSQELVYGSAGNVSASHVATLLFGQSAGVDLKHVPYKGAGPAVNDLVGGHVDFMVTTIPSVIGLIESGTVTALAVTGAERFKGLPDVPTAIEAGLPGYTASAWYGILGPKGIPEDVRAKIADATLATLKNPAFLEKLETDGAVPSDLVGPAFADFMAAERARWGEVVKAADIRVE from the coding sequence ATGACTACCACTTTCTCACGCCGCGCAGCGCTGGCGCTCGGTATTGCCGCTGTCTCGCTTGCGGGATTTCCGGCCGCGGCGGATGACGATTATCCGTCGTCGAAGCCCATCACCCTCGTCGTGGCCTATGCCGCGGGCGGCGGAACCGATGCCATCGCAAGGGGCTTCGCCGCGCAGTTCGAGAAGGAACTCGGCGGTCGCGTCATCGTCGAAAACCGACCGGGTGCGGCCGGCAACATGGGGACCGACGCGGTCGCCAAGGCTGACCCGGACGGCTACACGCTCCTCGTCGGCAACCAGGGACCGATGGTGGTCAACCCGCACATCTTCGAGATGCGGCATGACCCGGTCGAAGCGCTCGATCCCATCGCGATGATCGCGGATGCCCAACTCGTCATCGTGGTCGGTCCGCGGCTGCCGGTGAAGACGCTCCCGGAGTTCCTCGAAAAGGCCAAGTCGCAAGAGCTCGTCTACGGCTCGGCGGGCAACGTGTCGGCCAGCCATGTCGCCACCCTGCTTTTCGGACAGAGCGCCGGCGTCGATCTCAAGCATGTGCCTTACAAGGGTGCCGGCCCCGCGGTGAACGACCTTGTCGGCGGCCACGTCGACTTCATGGTGACGACGATTCCATCCGTCATCGGCCTGATCGAGTCGGGCACGGTCACGGCCCTTGCCGTCACGGGCGCGGAGCGCTTCAAGGGCCTGCCGGACGTCCCGACCGCGATCGAGGCCGGCCTTCCAGGTTATACTGCCTCGGCCTGGTACGGCATCCTCGGCCCGAAGGGCATTCCCGAGGACGTCCGCGCCAAGATCGCCGACGCAACGTTGGCGACGCTGAAGAACCCCGCGTTCCTGGAGAAGCTCGAGACCGATGGGGCTGTGCCCTCCGATCTCGTCGGCCCCGCCTTCGCGGATTTCATGGCTGCCGAGCGCGCGCGCTGGGGCGAGGTGGTCAAGGCCGCCGACATCAGGGTGGAGTGA
- a CDS encoding tripartite tricarboxylate transporter TctB family protein, giving the protein MAGDVHLDIDPEEVPPSSPWLGRERLAGLSLVGFGALALWASSDLPFASEFGVSSGLVPRLLSILIFGLGVLQLFLSWRKPGPSTGGWRMHTMLPVVAAIVLFAVTIRGYEFGSLHIPELGLLVATPLAIVVSGLAAQDTKLPELLLFAAVLTLFCIGLFRYALGLSLPVAPWLIGY; this is encoded by the coding sequence ATGGCAGGCGACGTCCATCTCGACATCGACCCCGAGGAGGTCCCGCCTTCCTCCCCGTGGTTGGGGCGCGAGCGGCTGGCGGGGCTGAGCCTCGTCGGCTTCGGCGCGCTGGCGCTCTGGGCAAGTTCCGACCTGCCCTTCGCCTCCGAATTCGGGGTGAGCTCCGGCCTTGTGCCGCGGCTCCTCTCGATCCTGATCTTCGGCCTGGGTGTCCTCCAGCTGTTCCTTTCCTGGAGGAAGCCGGGGCCATCCACCGGGGGCTGGCGCATGCACACCATGCTGCCGGTGGTGGCGGCCATCGTGCTCTTTGCCGTGACCATCCGCGGCTACGAGTTCGGCTCGCTGCACATTCCCGAACTCGGTTTGCTGGTGGCGACGCCGCTCGCGATCGTCGTCTCGGGCCTCGCCGCGCAGGATACGAAGCTGCCCGAACTTCTGCTTTTCGCGGCCGTGCTGACCCTCTTCTGCATCGGTCTCTTCCGCTATGCGCTCGGCCTCTCCCTGCCGGTGGCGCCATGGCTGATCGGATACTGA